The Oscillatoria sp. FACHB-1407 region TAGCCTGCGACCCAACCGAGAATTGCGGTAAGAAGGTGTTCGCGATGCTGGGATGCCATTGAAGGAGTCTCCTGAGTTGGTTAATTTACGATTCCATTTTGGGATAAAGCCAGTTCTTAAATAGCTTTGTGAGTTGTGGCATCACCCCATACGTGAGAATAAGCACTACCAGCCCAGTTGTAATCAATTGATGCAGTAATACAGGTAATCCTTCTAGAAGTGGGGCTATTAGACGACTCAGAATTGCCAGGGTGACAAAAACTCCCAACCATGAAACCAATGCCATTTTGTAACGAGGGGGTGCTTTGAGCAGTTGATGAGGCAGCGTAAACCAGGTTTCCAAGCCCGTCAGGGTTTGAATGGATTCTGGTTTTACAATCAAGGGTTGTAACCGTTCAATCCATTCCCGCCGAATATCCGACTCCAGCCAGGTTTTGAGGTTGTCATAGTGATCGAACTTGAGAATAGCGACATACTCAGGGTGATTGTGTTCATGGGGGCGAATTGTGCTAACCCCCAAATGCCCTTTGAATTTGCGTGCATCGGCAGCAATGCCATGAAACCATTCCTCGTAGCCCTGCTCACGTCCGGGACGGACAACATGAGAAATAATGGCAGTGACTTGCTGGTTTTCTTCCGTCTCAATGATAGGTGGGTTATCTAACATGATATTTTCCAGCTGTACTAACTTTTGGCATGGGCAACTAGGGATACTCCGATAATTACGAAAATCACCCCTGCAATACGCTCTGGACTGGCAGAGTATTTTGTCAGCCCGATCGCCCCAAAATGATCCAAAAATAAAGCAGCGATCATCTGACCGGCGATCGTCAGTGCCAGAGCTAGTGCTGCTCCAATTTTCGGTGTTGTAAAAATGGTTGACCAAACATATAACGTGCCCAAACATCCTCCAATCCACATCCACCAGGATGTTTGAGTTAGAGTTGTCACAGCAGGTAGAGGATATTGAGCACCGAAGCAGATAGTCAGTGACGAAAGAGTACCTACTAAGTATGAGATGAACGTTACCTGCATCGGTTCACCCACATATCGCTTCAGCAGCGTGTTGAGGGCAACTTGAACGGGTAAAACTGCCCCTCCCGCCAATGCTGCAAGCAAGTAAATACTACGTCCGTCCATGAAAGACTCCGAAATTTTAGAGAATAAGTGACAGGAAACTTGTCTCCACTCAGTTAAAAGCTGTAATTCTGCGAGACTGGATGAAGTACATTGCTCACGTAGTGGAGACAAGTTCATTAACTATGCATGAGCCAAAGCAGGGGCTTTTGCATTGCTAGGAGGTGCGCCATGTACCATTGTGTAGGCGTATTCCACACCCACACCGTATGCCCCAGAGTGTTCTTTGACGGCTGCGATCACAGCATCATAGGTTTCCTTACGCGCCCAATCACGCTGGTATTCCAGTAACACCTGTTGCCAGGTTACAGGTACAGCACCTGCTTG contains the following coding sequences:
- a CDS encoding antibiotic biosynthesis monooxygenase, translated to MLDNPPIIETEENQQVTAIISHVVRPGREQGYEEWFHGIAADARKFKGHLGVSTIRPHEHNHPEYVAILKFDHYDNLKTWLESDIRREWIERLQPLIVKPESIQTLTGLETWFTLPHQLLKAPPRYKMALVSWLGVFVTLAILSRLIAPLLEGLPVLLHQLITTGLVVLILTYGVMPQLTKLFKNWLYPKMES
- a CDS encoding DMT family transporter, yielding MDGRSIYLLAALAGGAVLPVQVALNTLLKRYVGEPMQVTFISYLVGTLSSLTICFGAQYPLPAVTTLTQTSWWMWIGGCLGTLYVWSTIFTTPKIGAALALALTIAGQMIAALFLDHFGAIGLTKYSASPERIAGVIFVIIGVSLVAHAKS